A single region of the Undibacterium piscinae genome encodes:
- the minE gene encoding cell division topological specificity factor MinE — translation MALLSFLFAPKPKSANAAKERLQIIIARERTGREGYDFLPALREELIAVISKYTKVSAEDIKVSLDKQGNLEVLDVNVILPDVELRG, via the coding sequence ATGGCTTTGCTTTCTTTTTTGTTTGCACCTAAACCAAAAAGTGCGAATGCGGCAAAAGAACGCCTGCAAATCATCATCGCCCGTGAACGTACGGGCCGTGAAGGTTATGATTTTTTGCCGGCTTTACGCGAAGAGTTAATCGCGGTCATTTCCAAGTACACCAAAGTCAGTGCCGAAGACATAAAAGTATCTCTCGATAAGCAAGGTAATCTGGAAGTGCTGGACGTCAATGTCATCTTGCCTGACGTAGAATTGCGCGGTTAA
- the minC gene encoding septum site-determining protein MinC — MQNNQTRKPIEVKIATVVAVAIILNEAGIPELELALKEMTAGTPDFFDDEFAIIDIDAISGETLDWSALIALFKSFGLNTVAVRNAREQDHADIRSLGLSIDVVSKIRPESEAPPSHVAAAPQAQHIPAMVIDTPVRAGQRIYARGSDLIITASVNNGAEVIADGSIHIYAPLRGRALAGASGNINARIYALTMEPELVSIAGIYRTFEDGFPQLPAQHPVQIKLIGDSIEVSSLKSAA, encoded by the coding sequence ATGCAAAACAACCAGACACGCAAGCCTATAGAAGTAAAAATAGCCACGGTGGTGGCAGTCGCGATTATCCTCAATGAGGCAGGGATTCCGGAACTTGAGCTTGCATTAAAAGAAATGACCGCCGGCACTCCCGATTTTTTTGATGATGAATTTGCCATTATCGATATTGATGCGATTTCTGGGGAGACGCTGGACTGGAGCGCATTAATTGCCCTGTTTAAATCCTTTGGCCTCAATACCGTCGCCGTACGTAATGCACGCGAGCAAGATCATGCCGACATTCGCTCACTGGGTTTAAGTATTGATGTCGTGAGTAAAATACGACCAGAATCTGAAGCCCCCCCATCACACGTCGCCGCAGCACCGCAAGCGCAGCACATACCGGCAATGGTGATTGATACCCCGGTACGTGCCGGGCAAAGAATCTATGCACGCGGTTCCGATCTGATCATTACTGCATCGGTGAATAATGGCGCGGAAGTGATCGCCGACGGCAGCATCCATATTTACGCTCCATTGCGCGGCCGGGCGCTGGCCGGTGCCAGCGGCAACATCAATGCTCGCATCTACGCATTGACGATGGAACCTGAACTGGTCTCGATTGCCGGTATTTACCGCACCTTTGAAGATGGCTTCCCGCAACTTCCGGCGCAACATCCGGTACAAATCAAGCTGATAGGCGACAGTATTGAAGTATCATCGCTGAAGTCAGCGGCATAA
- a CDS encoding DsbC family protein — MQGAGLLHLRYILSDDTAGSRRKKSGALDGTIKTKTPYAGLFEVRVGSDILYTDEKAQYLFLGSVIDAQTSTDLTKQRTDELSKVKFSDLPLELALKSVTGNGKRVIAIFEDPNCGYCKRFRKTLQGVENLTVYTFMYNILSDDSTTKSKNIWCSADKNKAWDDWMLNNKAAPTAAANWMPNDKILALGKKLRVTGTPTIIFADGSRLPGAVDAKAMEAKFASLK, encoded by the coding sequence ATGCAGGGTGCTGGGCTGTTACACCTTCGGTACATCCTGTCGGATGACACCGCAGGTAGCCGTCGTAAAAAATCTGGTGCTCTAGATGGGACGATAAAGACGAAGACACCGTATGCCGGCTTGTTTGAGGTGCGGGTCGGCAGCGACATTCTGTACACCGATGAAAAAGCGCAATATCTGTTTCTCGGTAGCGTGATCGACGCCCAGACTTCTACCGATTTGACCAAGCAGCGTACCGATGAATTGAGTAAGGTGAAGTTCTCTGATTTGCCTTTGGAACTGGCACTGAAATCGGTTACCGGTAATGGCAAGCGTGTCATCGCGATTTTTGAGGACCCTAACTGCGGCTATTGCAAGCGTTTCCGCAAGACTTTGCAGGGTGTGGAAAATCTCACTGTCTACACCTTTATGTACAACATCCTGTCGGATGACTCTACGACCAAGTCGAAAAATATCTGGTGCTCTGCAGATAAGAATAAGGCATGGGACGATTGGATGCTCAATAACAAGGCTGCGCCAACTGCCGCGGCAAATTGGATGCCAAACGACAAGATTCTGGCCTTGGGTAAAAAGCTGCGCGTAACCGGTACGCCTACCATCATCTTTGCCGATGGTTCACGTTTGCCGGGTGCGGTCGATGCCAAAGCGATGGAAGCCAAGTTCGCCAGCCTGAAGTAA
- a CDS encoding DUF3429 domain-containing protein, with protein sequence MNTFDQQLANRLGFSGLVPFVLLTLACWIVHPDWLGYFIKGQLSYGIAILSFLGGLHWGVALMSHDRPADEIKQALIWGVIPTMIAWCSMINMGIGFLVQILGFVVAYQVDKHFYQRYALPGWFLVLRFRLTCVVVTALSLTFIAANVRS encoded by the coding sequence ATGAATACTTTTGATCAACAGCTTGCCAACCGTCTGGGTTTTTCCGGCCTGGTTCCCTTTGTGTTGCTGACGCTGGCCTGCTGGATCGTCCATCCTGACTGGCTCGGGTATTTCATTAAGGGACAGCTTTCTTACGGTATCGCGATTCTTTCCTTCTTGGGCGGCTTGCATTGGGGTGTCGCCCTGATGTCGCATGACCGTCCGGCGGATGAAATCAAGCAAGCCCTGATCTGGGGCGTGATTCCGACCATGATTGCCTGGTGTTCCATGATTAATATGGGGATAGGCTTCTTGGTACAGATTTTAGGTTTTGTCGTTGCCTATCAGGTTGATAAGCACTTCTATCAGCGCTATGCCTTGCCGGGCTGGTTCCTGGTGTTGCGTTTCCGTTTGACTTGTGTGGTAGTGACGGCATTGTCGCTGACTTTCATTGCAGCGAATGTGCGTTCTTAA
- the trpC gene encoding indole-3-glycerol phosphate synthase TrpC, which translates to MSDILNKILDVKQDEVAAAKKYQSYSSLRSEVEGNQEAQASIRGFEASLRNKIAAGQAAVIAEIKKASPSKGILRPDFRPAEIAAGYEQYGAACLSVLTDVQFFQGAPEYLQQARAACNIPALRKDFMVDPYQIYQARSWGADAILLIVAALDHGLMAELEACAHELGMSVLVEVHNAEELDAALKLKTALLGINNRNLRTFEVTLDTTIGLLPRISGDKLVITESGIMGTDDVKRMREANVHGFLVGEAFMRAENPGMEMQKLFFLDF; encoded by the coding sequence ATGTCCGATATCCTGAACAAAATTCTAGACGTCAAACAAGACGAAGTCGCTGCCGCCAAAAAATACCAGTCTTACAGCAGCCTGCGCAGCGAAGTGGAAGGCAACCAAGAAGCGCAGGCGAGCATACGCGGTTTTGAAGCCAGCCTGCGCAACAAGATTGCGGCCGGTCAGGCAGCAGTCATCGCTGAAATCAAAAAAGCCTCGCCGTCGAAAGGCATCTTGCGCCCGGATTTCCGCCCTGCCGAAATCGCTGCTGGCTATGAGCAATATGGCGCGGCTTGCCTGTCGGTGCTCACTGATGTGCAGTTCTTTCAGGGTGCGCCCGAATATCTGCAGCAGGCGCGTGCCGCTTGCAACATCCCGGCCTTACGCAAGGATTTCATGGTAGATCCTTACCAGATCTATCAGGCGCGCAGCTGGGGAGCGGATGCGATTTTGCTGATCGTGGCGGCCTTGGATCACGGCTTGATGGCCGAACTGGAAGCCTGCGCCCACGAACTGGGCATGAGCGTGCTGGTCGAAGTGCATAACGCAGAAGAGCTCGATGCCGCCTTGAAACTCAAGACAGCCTTATTGGGCATCAATAACCGCAACCTGCGCACCTTTGAGGTAACACTCGATACCACCATAGGCCTGCTGCCACGCATCAGCGGCGACAAACTGGTGATTACCGAATCGGGCATCATGGGCACAGACGACGTCAAGCGCATGCGCGAAGCGAATGTCCACGGCTTCCTGGTCGGCGAGGCTTTCATGCGCGCCGAAAATCCCGGCATGGAAATGCAAAAGTTGTTTTTTTTAGATTTTTGA
- the trpD gene encoding anthranilate phosphoribosyltransferase, translating into MTISQQEALSRLIEHREIFHDEMLSLFRKIMGGEMSPVMIAALTVGLRVKKESIGEITAAAQVMRELSTKVPMANTTNLIDIVGTGGDGAHTFNISTASMFVTAAAGARVAKHGGRSVSSSSGSADVLESLGVNINLKPEQIAQSIAQTGIGFMFAPNHHAAMKHAAPVRKELGVRTIFNILGPLTNPAGAPNILMGVFHPDLVGIQIRVLQRLGAQHALVVWGRDNMDEVSLGAPTMVGELVNGEIREYDIHPEDFGLQMVSNRNLKVSGADESKQKILDIMNNVAGPASDIVSLNAGAALYGAGVASSIADGVRKAQHAIASGAALAKLEQFVQVTQQLGK; encoded by the coding sequence ATGACCATCTCTCAGCAAGAAGCCCTGTCGCGCCTGATCGAACACCGTGAGATATTTCACGATGAAATGCTATCGCTGTTTCGCAAAATCATGGGTGGAGAAATGTCGCCTGTGATGATAGCCGCACTCACCGTCGGTTTGCGCGTCAAGAAAGAGAGCATAGGCGAGATCACCGCCGCCGCTCAAGTCATGCGTGAACTATCGACCAAGGTGCCGATGGCCAATACCACCAATCTGATCGACATCGTCGGCACCGGCGGTGACGGCGCACACACGTTTAATATTTCTACCGCCTCGATGTTTGTCACCGCCGCCGCCGGTGCGCGCGTCGCCAAACATGGTGGCCGCAGTGTTTCCTCTTCCTCGGGCAGCGCCGACGTACTCGAATCGCTGGGCGTTAACATCAATCTTAAACCCGAGCAAATCGCCCAGTCTATCGCCCAGACTGGCATAGGTTTCATGTTCGCACCGAATCATCACGCCGCCATGAAACATGCGGCACCAGTGCGTAAAGAACTCGGTGTACGGACTATTTTTAATATTCTCGGGCCGCTGACCAATCCGGCCGGTGCACCGAATATCCTGATGGGTGTATTCCACCCTGATCTGGTCGGTATCCAGATACGCGTACTGCAAAGACTGGGCGCACAACATGCGCTGGTGGTCTGGGGTCGTGACAACATGGATGAAGTCTCGCTGGGCGCGCCAACCATGGTGGGCGAACTGGTGAACGGTGAAATCCGTGAATACGATATCCATCCTGAAGATTTTGGCCTGCAAATGGTCTCTAACCGCAACCTGAAAGTATCGGGAGCGGATGAATCGAAGCAAAAAATTCTCGACATAATGAACAATGTCGCAGGCCCTGCCTCCGATATCGTCAGCCTTAACGCCGGCGCGGCTCTGTACGGCGCCGGTGTCGCCAGCTCGATTGCCGACGGCGTCAGGAAAGCCCAGCACGCGATTGCTTCCGGTGCGGCACTAGCCAAGCTGGAACAGTTCGTCCAGGTCACTCAGCAACTGGGGAAATAA
- a CDS encoding aminodeoxychorismate/anthranilate synthase component II, translating into MLLMIDNYDSFTYNLVQYFAELGEDVRTYRNDEITLDEIAALKPDHICISPGPCTPLEAGISVPVLKRFSGEIPILGVCLGHQSIAAAFGGNVIRAKQVMHGKTSPIAHTGVGVFKDLPSPYTVTRYHSLAIERSSLPDCLEVTAWTEDGEIMGVRHKTFNLQGVQFHPESILSEHGHALLKNFLTGK; encoded by the coding sequence ATGTTATTAATGATCGACAACTACGATTCCTTTACTTACAACCTGGTGCAGTATTTTGCCGAGTTGGGTGAAGATGTACGTACCTACCGCAACGATGAAATTACGCTCGATGAAATCGCTGCCTTAAAGCCCGATCACATCTGTATCTCGCCTGGTCCTTGTACGCCGCTGGAGGCGGGAATTTCGGTGCCGGTGCTAAAACGCTTCTCGGGCGAGATTCCGATTTTAGGCGTCTGCCTCGGGCACCAGAGTATCGCTGCGGCATTCGGCGGCAATGTGATACGCGCCAAGCAAGTCATGCACGGAAAAACTTCTCCGATCGCGCATACCGGTGTCGGTGTGTTCAAAGACTTGCCTAGTCCGTATACCGTTACCCGCTATCACTCGCTGGCGATAGAACGCTCCAGTTTGCCTGATTGCCTGGAAGTGACAGCCTGGACTGAAGACGGCGAAATCATGGGAGTGCGCCATAAGACATTCAATTTACAGGGCGTGCAATTTCATCCTGAATCGATTTTGTCAGAACATGGGCATGCCTTGCTCAAGAATTTTTTGACCGGAAAATAA
- a CDS encoding anthranilate synthase component I, whose translation MTELEFKSLAAQGYNRIPMIAEALADLETPLTLYLKLAQNQNGGKNTFLLESVMGGERFGRYSFIGLPAHTLMRSYGMRTEVVKHGVVVETAEGNPLDFIAEFQSRFKVALRPGLPRFCGGLAGYFGYDAVRYVEKRLANSAPKDDLGLPDIQLLLTEELAVIDNVSGKLYLIVYADTSQPEAWSKARQRLKDLRAMLRRSVDAPVTSASVRTESIRDFNKTDYLEAVAKAKEYIMAGDLMQVQIGQRIKKPYVDSPLSLYRALRSLNPSPYMYFYNFGDMQIIGASPEILVRNETQGGENKDGNKKVTIRPLAGTRPRGATPESDAQLAVELLADPKEIAEHVMLIDLARNDIGRIAQTGSVKVTDQMVIEKYSHVQHIVSNVEGILQADLSNLDVLKATFPAGTLSGAPKVRAMELIDQLEPTKRGIYGGACGYLSFSGEMDLAIAIRTGVLKDGMLYVQAAAGIVADSVPEMEWQETENKARAVLRAAEQVQDGLDGEI comes from the coding sequence ATGACCGAACTCGAATTTAAATCGCTGGCCGCGCAAGGCTACAACCGTATCCCCATGATCGCGGAAGCTCTGGCCGATCTGGAGACCCCACTCACCCTGTACCTGAAGCTGGCGCAAAACCAGAACGGCGGCAAGAATACTTTCTTGCTCGAATCGGTTATGGGTGGCGAACGTTTTGGTCGCTACTCATTTATCGGCCTGCCTGCCCACACGCTGATGCGCAGCTACGGCATGCGTACCGAGGTCGTCAAGCATGGCGTCGTGGTCGAAACCGCAGAAGGTAATCCGCTCGACTTCATTGCCGAATTTCAGTCGCGTTTCAAGGTTGCCTTGCGTCCGGGCTTACCGCGTTTTTGCGGCGGCCTGGCCGGCTATTTTGGCTACGATGCGGTACGTTATGTAGAAAAGCGTCTGGCCAATTCCGCGCCCAAAGATGATCTGGGTCTGCCCGATATCCAATTGCTGCTAACCGAAGAGTTGGCGGTAATCGACAATGTCTCCGGCAAACTGTATCTGATCGTGTATGCCGACACCAGCCAGCCGGAAGCCTGGTCAAAAGCGCGCCAGCGTCTGAAAGACTTGCGTGCCATGCTGCGCCGTAGCGTTGATGCCCCGGTGACTTCGGCCTCGGTACGTACCGAAAGCATACGCGATTTCAATAAGACCGATTACCTGGAGGCAGTCGCCAAAGCCAAGGAATACATCATGGCCGGCGACTTGATGCAGGTGCAGATTGGCCAGCGCATCAAGAAACCTTACGTTGATTCACCGCTGTCCTTGTATCGTGCCTTGCGCTCGCTCAATCCTTCGCCCTACATGTATTTCTACAATTTTGGCGACATGCAGATCATCGGTGCCTCACCCGAAATTTTGGTGCGTAACGAAACGCAGGGTGGTGAAAATAAGGACGGCAATAAAAAGGTCACGATACGTCCGCTGGCCGGCACCCGTCCACGCGGCGCCACACCGGAAAGCGATGCACAGTTAGCGGTCGAACTATTGGCCGATCCTAAAGAAATCGCCGAACACGTGATGCTGATCGATCTGGCGCGTAACGACATCGGTCGCATCGCCCAAACCGGCAGCGTCAAGGTCACCGATCAGATGGTGATAGAAAAATACTCGCACGTACAGCATATCGTCTCTAACGTCGAAGGTATCTTGCAGGCGGATTTATCCAATCTCGACGTGCTCAAAGCCACCTTCCCGGCCGGTACCTTATCCGGTGCGCCGAAAGTGCGGGCGATGGAACTGATTGATCAATTAGAGCCGACCAAGCGCGGCATCTATGGCGGTGCCTGTGGCTACCTGTCGTTTAGCGGCGAGATGGATCTGGCGATTGCGATACGCACTGGCGTACTCAAGGATGGCATGCTGTATGTGCAGGCGGCAGCAGGCATCGTCGCCGACTCGGTGCCTGAAATGGAATGGCAAGAAACCGAAAACAAGGCGCGCGCGGTATTGCGCGCAGCAGAACAAGTGCAAGATGGATTGGATGGGGAGATATAA
- a CDS encoding phosphoglycolate phosphatase — protein MSIMFSDIQAVIIDLDGTMLDTAPDFLIAINRMRAEFGLTALDIDTIKKFVGKGSENLIQRVLAVDFAAEQIALHFDAAMAAYQRHYLAINGDYSELYPDVIAGLQAMRALGLRMACVTNKPVAFTLPLLEKKGLSAYFEVVYGGDSFERKKPDPIALLQVCADFDLAPAKVLAIGDSSNDAQAARAAQCPVLLVPYGYNHGETIQNVESDGIVSTLLEAVKLITH, from the coding sequence ATTTCAATTATGTTCTCAGACATACAAGCCGTCATCATCGATCTTGATGGCACCATGCTTGATACCGCTCCCGATTTTCTGATCGCCATCAACCGTATGCGCGCAGAGTTTGGGCTGACAGCACTCGACATCGACACCATCAAAAAATTTGTCGGCAAAGGCTCGGAAAATCTGATCCAGCGGGTATTGGCGGTCGATTTTGCGGCGGAGCAAATCGCACTGCATTTTGATGCGGCGATGGCTGCGTATCAGCGCCACTATCTGGCGATCAACGGCGATTACAGCGAACTGTATCCGGATGTCATCGCGGGCCTGCAGGCGATGCGTGCACTAGGATTACGCATGGCATGCGTGACCAACAAGCCGGTCGCCTTCACCCTGCCGCTACTAGAGAAGAAGGGCTTATCCGCCTATTTTGAGGTGGTCTATGGTGGTGACTCGTTTGAGCGCAAGAAACCAGATCCGATTGCCTTACTGCAAGTGTGCGCTGATTTTGATTTGGCTCCGGCCAAGGTACTGGCCATAGGCGACTCATCCAATGATGCGCAGGCCGCCAGAGCGGCACAATGCCCGGTGTTGTTAGTGCCCTACGGCTACAATCATGGTGAGACTATACAAAATGTCGAAAGCGATGGTATAGTTTCAACCTTGTTAGAAGCAGTTAAGTTAATCACTCACTGA
- the rpe gene encoding ribulose-phosphate 3-epimerase: MTTYRIAPSILSADFARLGEEVRNVVAAGADMIHFDVMDNHYVPNLTIGPLVCEAIRPHVQVPIDVHLMVKPVDRIIPDFAKAGANIISFHPEGSEHIDRTLQLIREHGCKAGLVLNPATPLHILEHVMDKLDLILLMSVNPGFGGQSFIPHTLKKIAAVRKMIDASGRDIMLQVDGGVKIDNIAEIAAAGADTFVAGSAIFGKPDYTAVINAMRTELAKV; this comes from the coding sequence ATGACCACTTATCGCATTGCACCAAGCATACTCTCCGCTGACTTCGCCCGCCTTGGCGAAGAAGTTCGCAACGTTGTCGCCGCCGGCGCCGACATGATTCACTTTGACGTCATGGACAACCATTATGTTCCGAATCTGACGATAGGACCTTTGGTCTGCGAAGCGATACGCCCACACGTACAAGTTCCTATCGATGTACATCTGATGGTCAAACCGGTAGACCGCATCATCCCTGATTTTGCCAAAGCGGGTGCAAATATCATCAGTTTTCACCCGGAAGGCTCGGAACACATAGACCGCACCCTGCAACTGATACGCGAACATGGTTGCAAAGCCGGCCTGGTACTCAACCCGGCAACCCCGCTACACATACTGGAACATGTGATGGATAAGCTTGATTTGATCTTGCTCATGTCGGTTAATCCGGGTTTTGGCGGCCAATCCTTCATTCCGCACACGCTGAAGAAAATCGCCGCAGTTCGCAAGATGATCGATGCCAGCGGACGCGACATCATGCTGCAAGTCGACGGTGGCGTAAAAATCGACAACATCGCAGAAATCGCCGCGGCAGGTGCCGATACTTTCGTCGCTGGCTCTGCTATTTTCGGCAAACCCGACTACACGGCAGTGATCAATGCGATGCGCACGGAACTGGCAAAAGTCTAA
- the apaG gene encoding Co2+/Mg2+ efflux protein ApaG — protein sequence MAAYEIEVAVTTQYLADQSEPDNHDYVFAYTITITNTGTVAAQLISRHWVITDAQNQVQEVKGLGVVGHQPLLQAGQGFEYSSGSSLTTPHGSMKGMYFFVAEDGHRFEVQIPEFVLSLPRTLH from the coding sequence ATGGCAGCTTATGAAATCGAAGTAGCGGTAACGACACAATATTTAGCGGATCAATCAGAGCCTGATAATCACGACTACGTATTTGCCTACACCATTACGATTACCAATACCGGGACGGTGGCGGCGCAGTTGATTTCGCGTCATTGGGTGATTACCGATGCACAAAATCAGGTGCAGGAAGTCAAGGGCTTAGGGGTAGTCGGGCATCAGCCTTTATTGCAGGCCGGACAGGGCTTTGAATATAGTAGCGGTAGTTCATTGACTACACCGCACGGCAGTATGAAGGGGATGTATTTCTTTGTGGCCGAAGACGGACATCGTTTTGAGGTGCAGATACCTGAATTCGTCCTTTCCTTGCCGCGCACTTTGCATTGA
- a CDS encoding murein transglycosylase A, translating to MFKQFTHVRILLLASVFGALAGCTSVSLDKPTIKTPVVVPTTSPSSASAKWPELYKPVSFSVLPGWQQDQLTELWPAFMASCSAIRNKPEWKEPCAIAKDLDAKDSMAIRVFFEAFFTPHQVVNAEGASEGLITGYYEPLLRGARQRGGIFQTPLYRTPPDLLAIDLASVYPELKNMRLRGRVVGNKVLPYATRADMLPALNGKELVWVDDAVDAFFLQIQGSGRVFLPDSNETIRLAYADQNGHPYKSIGRYLIDKGELKLEQASAQGIKEWLKNNPARQDELLNVNPSVVFFKEEKIINPSIGPKGALGVPLTGERSIAIDPQHIPLGAPVFLSTTQPNSSVTLQKLMMAQDTGGAIRGAVRADFFWGFGNVAGESAGRMKQKGALWVLLPKSPG from the coding sequence ATGTTTAAACAATTTACCCATGTCAGGATTTTACTCCTGGCAAGCGTCTTCGGTGCGCTGGCTGGCTGTACTAGTGTTTCTCTGGATAAACCCACGATTAAAACACCCGTGGTAGTGCCGACTACCAGTCCGTCGTCAGCGTCCGCCAAATGGCCGGAACTATATAAGCCGGTCAGCTTCTCGGTGTTGCCAGGATGGCAGCAGGATCAATTGACAGAATTGTGGCCCGCTTTTATGGCATCTTGTTCTGCCATCAGGAATAAACCTGAGTGGAAAGAGCCATGCGCTATCGCCAAAGACCTGGACGCTAAAGATAGCATGGCGATTCGGGTATTTTTTGAGGCATTTTTTACCCCGCATCAGGTTGTCAACGCGGAAGGTGCTAGTGAAGGTTTGATCACTGGCTATTACGAACCCTTGTTGCGAGGTGCGCGTCAGCGTGGTGGCATCTTTCAAACACCTTTATATCGTACTCCCCCTGATTTGTTGGCGATAGATTTGGCTAGCGTTTATCCGGAGTTGAAAAATATGCGTTTGCGCGGCCGGGTGGTCGGGAATAAAGTCCTGCCTTATGCTACGCGCGCTGACATGTTGCCTGCGCTCAATGGTAAGGAGCTAGTCTGGGTCGATGATGCGGTAGATGCGTTTTTCCTGCAAATACAAGGCTCTGGCCGGGTATTCTTACCGGATTCCAATGAAACCATTCGGTTGGCGTATGCCGATCAAAATGGACATCCATATAAATCGATAGGGCGATATTTAATTGATAAAGGCGAGTTAAAGCTTGAGCAGGCATCGGCGCAAGGGATTAAAGAGTGGCTGAAAAATAATCCGGCACGCCAGGATGAATTGCTGAATGTAAATCCTAGCGTGGTGTTTTTTAAGGAAGAAAAAATCATTAATCCATCGATCGGTCCTAAGGGGGCATTGGGCGTTCCCTTGACCGGCGAGCGCTCGATCGCGATAGATCCGCAACATATTCCGCTCGGGGCACCGGTGTTTTTATCGACGACCCAACCGAATAGCAGTGTTACGCTGCAAAAATTAATGATGGCGCAAGATACTGGTGGAGCTATCCGTGGCGCGGTAAGGGCGGATTTCTTTTGGGGCTTCGGTAACGTGGCTGGCGAATCTGCCGGACGCATGAAACAAAAAGGTGCACTTTGGGTGTTGCTGCCGAAGTCGCCTGGGTAA
- a CDS encoding enoyl-CoA hydratase, producing the protein MEYQNIIVETKDKVGVITLNRPKALNALNDQLMDELGFAMKAFDKDEAIACIVITGSEKAFAAGADIGAMANYSYMDAYKNDYITRNWEQIRQIRKPVIAAVAGYALGGGCELAMMCDFIIAAENAKFGQPEIKLGTLPGAGGTQRLPRAISKSKAMDMCLTARMMDAVEAERSGLVSRIVPLDKLMEETLAAAATIASMSLPIVLMIKESVNRAYETTLAEGVNFERRLFHSSFATDDQTEGMKAFMEKRPAVFTNK; encoded by the coding sequence ATGGAATACCAAAACATCATCGTAGAGACCAAAGACAAAGTCGGCGTTATCACTTTGAATCGCCCTAAGGCTCTCAATGCACTCAATGATCAGTTAATGGATGAGCTGGGTTTTGCCATGAAAGCCTTCGATAAAGATGAGGCGATCGCTTGTATCGTGATTACCGGTAGTGAAAAAGCATTCGCGGCTGGCGCTGATATTGGTGCGATGGCGAACTATTCTTATATGGATGCCTATAAGAATGACTACATCACCCGCAACTGGGAGCAAATTCGCCAGATACGTAAGCCTGTGATCGCTGCGGTAGCCGGCTATGCCCTGGGTGGTGGCTGTGAACTTGCCATGATGTGTGATTTCATCATTGCTGCGGAGAACGCCAAGTTTGGTCAGCCGGAGATTAAATTGGGAACCTTGCCAGGTGCCGGTGGCACTCAGCGTCTGCCGCGCGCCATCTCTAAATCAAAAGCAATGGATATGTGCCTGACCGCACGCATGATGGATGCGGTAGAGGCGGAGCGGTCCGGTCTGGTATCGCGTATCGTACCTTTAGATAAGTTGATGGAAGAGACTTTGGCTGCCGCCGCTACGATTGCTTCGATGTCGCTGCCTATCGTGTTGATGATTAAAGAGTCGGTGAACCGTGCATATGAAACGACACTGGCCGAAGGTGTGAATTTTGAGCGCCGTTTGTTTCACAGTAGTTTTGCCACTGACGATCAAACTGAGGGTATGAAAGCCTTCATGGAAAAACGCCCGGCAGTTTTTACCAATAAATAA